Proteins encoded within one genomic window of Pristis pectinata isolate sPriPec2 chromosome 5, sPriPec2.1.pri, whole genome shotgun sequence:
- the LOC127570469 gene encoding eukaryotic translation initiation factor 1b translates to MSTIQNLQSFDPFADATKGDDRLPAGTEEYIHIRIQQRNGRKTLTTVQGIADDYDKKKLVKAFKKKFACNGTVIEHPEYGEVIQLQGDQRKNICQFLLEVGIVKEEQLKVHGF, encoded by the exons ATGTCCACTATTCAGAACCTCCAATCTTTTG ACCCCTTTGCTGATGCAACTAAGGGTGACGACCGCCTCCCGGCAGGGACAGAAGAATACATCCATATAAGAATTCAACAACGTAACGGCAGGAAGACACTGACCACAGTCCAAGGAATTGCTGATGATTATGACAAGAAGAAGCTTGTGAAAGCTTTTAAAAAG aaaTTTGCCTGCAATGGTACTGTGATAGAGCACCCTGAATACGGTGAGGTAATCCAGCTTCAGGGTGATCAGCGGAagaatatctgccaatttctactgGAG GTTGGCATTGTGAAGGAGGAGCAGTTAAAAGTCCACGGCTTCTAA